Within the Micromonospora citrea genome, the region CGGCACGTCGGCGGTGCGCCAGGGCCCACACCACCAGAGCGGCCAGCGGCAGCGCGACCAGCATCATCAGCAGCACCCCGTTGAACGTGTCGTAGCAGCCGTGCCATCGCCCGGCCATGCATCTCGGAGCGGACATCATGAGCGGCTGCCACACAACGAACGCCGCGCTCGCCAGGCCGAGGATCGCCAGGCTGGCGAGCACGATCCTGCGGGTGCGGCGGGGCGGGGCTGACGGGGATGCGCTGTGGTTCATGGCTTCCATTGGAGACGGCGGGCCGTTGCGGTGGCGTATGCACTTTTGGATACGTGCGCGATACACGGAATCCCGGCGTCGTCGCCCGGCACCCCGGCTGCGACCGGGGCCCGCAGCCGGGGTGCCGACGTCGATGGGCGACCGGTCCACGATTCGGACGGTCAGCGCTTGCTCGGCCTGGTGCAGCGCGAAGCGCACGACCCGGTCGATGCGCCCGCTCACCGGCGGCTCGATCTGCTCCGTCCGGCAGCCACCAGCAGCTCCGCTGCGCGGAGCCCTGCACAACTACGCCCATGCCTTCTCCGATGGGCTCGCATCGACGAATCATGACTCACACCGCTCCAGGCCGTGTCGCGAGCAAACTGCCTCAGCCACCCGACCCGTCACCGCGCGAAGCCCCGGTGATGGCCTGCATCTCCCGCCCGATCATGTCCTGCAGCGGCGCGCCGTCGCGGTTGCTGAGGATGACGCCGACCCAGCCGGTGTCCGGGTAGATGCTCCAGTTGGCGCCGACACCGGGATTGCCCCCGGCGCGCTGGAACATCCACTGGCCGCCGACGATGCGGATCGGGATCCCGTACGTCCCGAACGACCCCGGCCTGTGGGGGATCTTGGCCCCGGTGAGCACGTCGGCCCAGGGCCTGTCCAGCACCGTGCCGTCGCTCAGCGCCTGGGCGAACCGGACCAGATCCGGCGCGGTGGCGAAGCCGCCGTCTCCGGGGGCGTCGATGAAGGCGCGGCCCGGGTTCTTGCCGAGTACGTACGGGTACGGGCTGCCCTGGTCCAAGTTGCGAACGGCGTCCACCACGCTGCCGTCGGCAAGCGTCATGTACGGGTGCGCGATGTGCGCGTCGGTGAGCCACTGCGGCCGGGTGTAGAACGCCGAGCCGGTCATGCCGCAGCGCCGGAAGATGTTCTCCTGGACGTAGTCCCAGTACGTCGTGCCGGCCACGGCCTCCACGATCAGCGCGGAAATGGTGACCTCCGCCTCCGCGTGGCGGGTGCCGGGAAGGCCCGGGACGCCCACCAGTTTCGCCTGCCGGGCCCGCTGCTCGTAGTACTCGTGCACCTCATCCCGGCTCTGGAAGACGCGTTGCACGTCCTCATCCGGGGACTCCAGCCCGGAAGTGCCGGTCAGCAGGTGGTGGATGTTCACCTGGTCGGCGATGTCCGTGGCGAAGCCGGTCAGGTGGGTGCCCACCGTGTCCGACAGCCACAGCTTGCCCTGCTGGGCCAGCTGCAAGATGGCCACCGCGTGGAACGGCTTGCCCGCCGAGCTGAGGCTGAATGCCGTGCCCTCATGGTTGCGGATCCCCTTCTCCTGGTCGGCCATGCCGTAGCTGCGGGACAGCACCGTCCGGCCCCGGTGCGACAGCAGCACCACACCGGAGAACTTGCCCTCGGCGGCCAACCGGGCCACGTACCGGTCGTAGGCTCCGCCGGGAAGGGTGTCCGGCGGAATCCGGTCCGGCGCGGCGGGGGTGGTGCCGGCGTGGCTGATCCCGGCGCTCACCAGCGGCACGGCGGCCACCGCGCCGGCGGCCGCCAACCCGCCCCATTTGACCAGCCGCCGCCGGTCGATGCCACGTACCGAATCCGAGTCCATGCTCACGGTCCTTCCCGGTCGAAAATCTGGCGCTGACATTGATGCGCCGCGGTTCGTCCCTCCACTGAAGACGTCAGGCTGTTGCGGTGGCGTATGCGTTTTTCGATACGTCCGCGATACACGTTCCGGGAAGAACACTGGTCGTCGTGTGCCGTGGCGATCTCGCGCGCAACCTCGTCGGCGCAGGCGCGTCGAGGCGGCGCTCAGGTGGGTCGGGATCGCGGGCGAGGGGGTGGCCGTTGCCGGGCTGTCTCGCACGGAGCTGCTCGACCTCGGCCTGAGCGCGAGGGGCGTCTGCCATGACCCAGGGAAGAGCCAACGCGTGGAAGGTCGGCCATGTGGTGGATGTCCTGGAGCGTGAGGTCTTCTCGGAGGCGGAGGCTGCCCGGCTGCTGCGGGTGGCGCGGCACGTACGTGCGCGTCGCCCAGGCGACGGCACTGCAACGGTTTCGTCAACCACTCGCCCGGATGTCGGACACCACCGCCACCAGTCGATCGCGCCGCTTGCTGGACGGCCCGCCGCTCACCGGCCGGGACGCGGCGCGAAGGCGCAGAACTCGTTGCCCTCCGGGTCGGCCAGGACCCACCAGTCGACGGCGTCGTCCGGCTCGCGCAGCAGCGTCGCGCCGGCCCGGATCAGTGCGGTCGGCTCCGGGGCGCTCAGGTCGACGTCCCAGTGCATCCGGTTCTTGACCGACTTGCGTTCCGGTACCGGGACGAACACCCACCAGTCCCACGGGAAGCCGGCGGCGTCCACCACGAACGCGACGCCCGTGGCGCTGGTGTCGGCCTTGCCGCCGGTCACGCCGGCCCACCAGGCGGCCTGGGCGGCGGGGTCGGCCGCGTCGACGACCAGCTCGAACGGGCCGGGTCGGGCGTCCTCCCCGGGCGGGAACGCGCAGAACTGGTTGCCGTCCGGGTCGGCCAGCACCCACCACTCGACCTCCGCGTCCGGCTCGCGCACGAGCCGGGCGCCGGCCGCCAGCAGTGCCGCCGGGTCGGCCTGGG harbors:
- a CDS encoding VOC family protein encodes the protein MIARFKDLCLDAADPRETGAFWSRVLGGELVDLGDGDTRVDPRAAGADAESIWVNRVPEPRTAKTRVHLDLRLPQADPAALLAAGARLVREPDAEVEWWVLADPDGNQFCAFPPGEDARPGPFELVVDAADPAAQAAWWAGVTGGKADTSATGVAFVVDAAGFPWDWWVFVPVPERKSVKNRMHWDVDLSAPEPTALIRAGATLLREPDDAVDWWVLADPEGNEFCAFAPRPGR
- a CDS encoding serine hydrolase domain-containing protein, whose translation is MDSDSVRGIDRRRLVKWGGLAAAGAVAAVPLVSAGISHAGTTPAAPDRIPPDTLPGGAYDRYVARLAAEGKFSGVVLLSHRGRTVLSRSYGMADQEKGIRNHEGTAFSLSSAGKPFHAVAILQLAQQGKLWLSDTVGTHLTGFATDIADQVNIHHLLTGTSGLESPDEDVQRVFQSRDEVHEYYEQRARQAKLVGVPGLPGTRHAEAEVTISALIVEAVAGTTYWDYVQENIFRRCGMTGSAFYTRPQWLTDAHIAHPYMTLADGSVVDAVRNLDQGSPYPYVLGKNPGRAFIDAPGDGGFATAPDLVRFAQALSDGTVLDRPWADVLTGAKIPHRPGSFGTYGIPIRIVGGQWMFQRAGGNPGVGANWSIYPDTGWVGVILSNRDGAPLQDMIGREMQAITGASRGDGSGG